The sequence ATGGCAACTCACCATGTACGACAAAATCATTTTCCTAGATGCTGATCTTCTAGTTTTGGTCGAAGAGCATTGATGGTCTCTTTGCTTACCCTCAATCATCTGCTTCACCTAATGACTTTTCCTTGTTCAACTCTGGGTTGATGGTCATAGAGCCATCCACGTGCATGTTTGAGGATTTGATGAAGAAAACTTTGGAGGATGAAATCATATAATGGTGGTGACCAAGCTTTGGTCAACGAGGTGTTCACGTGGTGGCACCGTTTGCCAACAAAACTAAACTACTTGAAGAGTTTTGAAAAGAGGGAAGGGAATGAGAATTTGGAGGTGGTTCCTGAGGACTTGTATGTGATGCATTACTTGGTTTTGAAGCCGTGGATGTGTAATAGTCTTATAGAGATTATGACTGTAATTGGGACATGAAGGAACTTCATATTTTTGCTTGTGACTTGGCTCACCACATGTGATGGCAGGTTTATGATAACTTAAATCCTATTGTGGACTACTAAGAAGATGGATGAAGGGATCGATAGTGAAACGGAGAAGAAGAGCAAGAAGTGCCAATTTGTCTGATGGGCATTGGAAGATTGAGGTTGAGGATCCTAGAAGGACACGTTATGAGGATTTCAATTATAATAGGGAGTGACTATACGAGCATGCATGTGTGTGTGGTCATTTGGGACTAAACTTGAGGTTTCAGGTAAGAGCTTTAGCAATAGCATCTGGCTTATCATGTTAGaattaagtaaatttaattaatatacataattaaaattgtgtGAAATATAACAATTTTCTTACATTTCATTTGTTGTACATGCTTCTATATTCAAAATAGTcctaaaaaaattcactgaataatatttaatgtaattgtaTACTTATGTTAATTgatttacatatttaattaattaatttagttattattacaatatttaattaataatataaaatatttattattatataactacattgtcaattaaaaatgaaaaaaataccaagaaaaataatcaaaaaaagtgtaagaaaattaaaaataagtaaaaagtaaaaaatgataaaaaaaaaactcgtaTTCAATTATGATCATTATGCATGtaaacatataataaataatctctaataattttcatataaacaatttattttacgTTATTTCATTCTTAAACAATTCAATCAATTTTTCGTTTCTATTTTTGATGATTGTATCTTatttcttatgatttttttttctattattaagtTGCATAACTAAATAATATCCACTCTCTCttcaatatttcatattttctattattaagtaaatcaaaatcacatgtaacatattaaaataatattttttaataagcaaCCTATTAAACATATTCCATAATAGATGTTCTAAAGTGAATATCTTGTTTTAATTTGGTAGTCATTGAATACTAAATTGTTAGATGGCTTTTAACATCTACCCttgtaattataaatttggttaaaataatataaaaaaatatgatgaaaaaagtaatttactattgtataaaatattttatcgaGTATCGTTAACTtcgttaaaaaatttacaattttttatttaaattgtcagaaatatttaaaagatgtaTTTCCTTTTAAATACTCCAACCCAAGAAGGATAATCTGAAACGCACAAGTTAACCCGATCCATTTTACAGCGAGAATTGAGACGGATCCGCCTTTGGTTGGTGTGGACCCGGCTCGACCCGTTACTTATATCTTTCTCTTCTTAGaatttacaatatttatttaaaactagaAAAAATAGATTGAGAGCTTTAGAATAACCAGtttaccctaaaccctaaacctcacAGCACACAGAGCTTCGCTCTCGCTCAGTTTCTCCGCCGTCGCACTCGCACTCGCACTCATAGCTTCGCTAGTTCAGTTTTCTTTCCTCGATTCCTCTTTCGCGGAACACACACCTCGTTTTTTCTTTCCATGTTCCGTGTTGGATTGGATTGGATTggatttcttttatatatattttgaagttatttcttttttcctgaTTGTTACTAAACAGTTTTCCCCAACCCTAATGTATGCTTTTCTGGTTAATCATCGAAAACCAATTCTATTTGCATCTACTATTCTAAACAAAGGATTAAGGTTGTCCTTGTTTAATTCTGTTTGCTTTTGTCATTGTCTTTTGCGCGAGTCTAGATGAAGTGAAAGCAGCTAAGCAAGTTTAGGGTTTGGGGGGCAAAAGTTAAGTAGTACTCTTCTTCCCTTTCTCTCTCGTTGAGGGGGGAGGAGTTGAGGTTActggatttaatttttaattgggacTTTGAAGGAAGCTCATCAGTTTTTCATCTCACTATGTTCggcatttaattaatttttgccCTCAATGCTTGATTGAATTTTCATAGTTGAAAATCATGCGCTTTACTCCATTTGAACTCTAAACTAAAATTCAAGTCATTGCTTTTCCCCCCATCTGTGAAATTGGTACACTGTGACAAGTGCCAAGTGTTTCTCTCTCGTGCTCTTGTACCTTGTTGTGCTGCTGACTTTCTTATCTTTCTCATGTAAAAAGAAGTTGcaatgtattttatttcttatttgttgtgttatgtGAGCCAGGTGAAAGCAAATTAGTGTTAATTCAACGGGAATTTGGTTTGTAGGTGCTAGGTTCCAATACTATGTTCTTTTGCGacctattttttattgaaactttgggtttttttgtattaaaagaaaatgaattttgatttaCGCATTGTTGATATGATATTATGccagttattatttatttgttgttatgcatataataaataagtcaatttttttaattgaaagaagaaaattttgattttctctttgTTGATCTGATATTATGtcagttattatttatttgttattacttTATTGTGATGCTGCCTAAGCTATGATGCTACCTTGAATGTATCACCTCCTCTCCACCTTTTGGCTGAGAAATCTTTGTCCGTTGATGTTCTTTAATGAAGTCCTTTTTAGCACATGATAGAAATAAAGAAATTGATGCTTATAAATGCTAGACTCCATTGTGTTGgtgtaaattgattttttttttccttttaaatatttgtataggTTAAATGGCAATGCCTGTGAATGATTATACAATGATTGAGGATGAAACAGAAGATCAGAGTGAAAAAATGTCGTCATCTGAATCAGAACAGGAAGAAGATGTGAGATTAGCTGAACCATCTAAAAATGCAGTATATAACAGAGATGCTCTATTAGATAAACTTGGAGACATCAGTTGGCCAGAGAATGTGGAATGGATACACAAACTCTCTATTGATGTTGATCAAGAGCAAGAAGTAGATGTCAATGATGACTTGGCACGAGAACTTGCGTTTTACACACAGGCATTGGAGGGAACTAAGGAAGCATTTGAGAAACTTCAGTCAATGGGTCTCCCTTTCCTGAGACCTGCAGACTATTATGCAGAAATGGTAAAGACAGATGGCCACATGGAAAAGGTGAAAGGTCGGCTATTATCAGAGAAGCGAAAGATGGAAGAGGCTGATGAGAGAAGAAAGGCTAGGGAGGCCAAGAGATTGGCCAAAGAGATTCAGgctcagaaattaaaagaaagggCTAAGCAGAAAAAGGAGGACATTGAATCTGTTAAGAAATGGAGGAAGCAGAGGCAACAAAGTGGGTATGCTGACAATGGGAAAGATGCAGATATGGGTTTTGACTTTGAGGATGGAAAAGTATTTGAGAGGTCAAATAAGAAAAGGCCAGGGGTGTCTCCAGGGGATCGTTCAGGAGGGAAGGCAAAGCAAGCCTTTGGTAAAGGAAAGAAACAGAAGATAAGAGATGGTAAGAATTCCAAATTTGGTTTTGGAGgcaagaagggaatgaaaaagcaGAATACTGCTGACACCACCAATGATTTTGGTAAATTTAATAAGGGTGCTGTTGCTGGAAATAAGAGAAAGAGGTAAAATGCAATCTTCTTTTATCTGTTTTGAGGAAGTGATGTCATGGATGAGCCCATGGCTGTATGTTAGGAATTTTCATgtacctttttaattttattatttgtatggaTTTATATGGTAACTTTATAGGCTTTATTGACAATTATAAATTCTTAAATATCTACTCCAATTTTCGACGTTTTGCTAAATTATGAGTTGCTTTATGTTGTCCATTGCCATAAGGTATCCGTGGTAGTTATTGAGTAGCGTAGACATATTTGGAGTTTatcaacatttatttattttttctatttcataTGCTTGTTTATTTGAATAGACTAATATAGGCGTGTGTCCATCTTGGTATCTCGTCCATATACTGTCTATGTTTGGGTTAAAGTTTGAAAAGTACTTTTGCAAATTTCAATGCACGGTAATGAATTGTAATGTTACTTCCAAATTTGGGCTCTCTCAACGTTAATTCAAACATACAAAATTCTCATTCTTGTGGTGCCAGAATTTGTTTTGGCTATCACGAAAGTTTAAACTTGTGAATTTTTAACGGTAGGTATTCAAAACAACCTTACTGATTTGATAAATTGGGCCATAAATGGCTTATTTTCACCCTCGTGCTTATCTGACCATTAGTGTATGGAATTTCAATTAACTGAACAATATGTGAGACTAAGTGACCTGCACACAGGCATCTCTTCGTGTAAATGTCTCTAAATGTCACCAAATTCTTCTATCTTGGTATGGTCAATgtggacatttttttttattaaggggCGTTGCGGGAAAAAAGGCTAGGccacaagaaaagaaagtaatAATAATCAATGTAATTTAACGGAGATGTAATTGCTATGGACCAGGATTGCAAAAATAGTGGTGGAAAATGACTGTATAATGAAGTACACTTCTTAGAGCTTGAATCCCTTGTTTTTGTCGGcaaaatgttagtttttttaagtGGGAGAATTCAAAGTTACGATTTTTTCCCCTCTTTTCTCCTTTCATCACCAATTTAACATTATAACTTGTAACATAGATTGTCCTTAATTCCTTATAAATATGGTTGaaataatataaagaaaatcattaaaaaaaagtaatttagtgtgtaaaattatgtttttaaactaGAGTGATCATTAAAACTTATCAATGTCGAGTTTTAGGTATAATGATACGATTTGATATATgtcttttcatatatatatatatatatatatatatatatataatatatataatataatatgtaattgTTACAAAACCAGACACACCTGTGTATTTgatcattaaattatattatttatcataatttttaaatatattatacaattaatattaataatgtaatatacACTATGTATGTATTTATACAATGTATTTAATGTAGTAACGAAagaaatgaaacaaatatttatacaaTGTAGTATTTAATGTGTGTATTTAACacacaatatataattaataggaGTTTGTTAATATACTCATAAAAATTTTAGTTGGAGTATGTTAGTACCTACATCAAAATTTAGGACAAATATACTCACAatctcttttaaaaatattcttttaaaggTTATTATAGTCatttaagatatatttattgaaaactaaattaagaaatatttctCTTTCCTCCCCTCTCCATCATCTCACCTTACATTTTagacatttatttaaaatggtgAACAAGAATTCCTTCTCCTATGACTACTTTGTTAGAATATCTAAAtttcttaagttattttttgtgATTCCCACGGTATCATGTATTGTAagaaattcatatataattttgctCCAATGGTAAGAAACATTAGGAAACTTCACCGAAactcacttttatattttttattttcacttaattatAGTTTAATTATGATGTTGTTATGCGTCaggtaaatatt comes from Glycine soja cultivar W05 chromosome 20, ASM419377v2, whole genome shotgun sequence and encodes:
- the LOC114403391 gene encoding probable rRNA-processing protein EBP2 homolog; protein product: MAMPVNDYTMIEDETEDQSEKMSSSESEQEEDVRLAEPSKNAVYNRDALLDKLGDISWPENVEWIHKLSIDVDQEQEVDVNDDLARELAFYTQALEGTKEAFEKLQSMGLPFLRPADYYAEMVKTDGHMEKVKGRLLSEKRKMEEADERRKAREAKRLAKEIQAQKLKERAKQKKEDIESVKKWRKQRQQSGYADNGKDADMGFDFEDGKVFERSNKKRPGVSPGDRSGGKAKQAFGKGKKQKIRDGKNSKFGFGGKKGMKKQNTADTTNDFGKFNKGAVAGNKRKR